In Paracoccus fistulariae, a single window of DNA contains:
- a CDS encoding ABC transporter permease, with the protein MRNLTFGDLMRRPEAGALLGLLAVLIFFVVFGGINFLKPAGTASWLNVAANIGIVALPIGLLMIAGELDISIGAMIPAGSMTVAILSGHYELPMIVGILGSLAVGIVVGLINGILVVRTAVPSLIVTLGMLFAVQGLTLGFSVLLTGTTSVALDAAPWAKFLFGHFISNSFQVIILWWLGITALYVFFVHYSPFGNWLFALGGDKVSARNAGIPTDKLTILLFVLSATSASFVGMCQAILFNSAQVSGGMIFIFNCIISVVVGGVLLTGGFGSVIGIFFGTITFAIVNQGIYFTDFDRNWSSLIIGIMLLLAVLMNNTFREKALSYSPKKKK; encoded by the coding sequence ATGAGAAATCTAACATTCGGCGATCTTATGCGCCGTCCCGAGGCAGGGGCCCTGCTGGGTCTGCTGGCGGTGCTGATATTCTTTGTGGTCTTTGGCGGCATCAACTTTCTGAAGCCCGCCGGCACCGCAAGCTGGCTGAACGTGGCTGCGAATATCGGTATCGTCGCGCTGCCCATCGGGCTTTTGATGATCGCGGGAGAACTGGATATTTCCATCGGTGCGATGATCCCGGCGGGGTCAATGACCGTGGCAATCCTGTCCGGGCATTATGAACTGCCGATGATCGTCGGCATTCTGGGATCACTGGCCGTAGGCATCGTTGTGGGCCTGATCAACGGCATTCTTGTCGTTCGAACCGCCGTGCCCTCGCTGATCGTGACACTGGGGATGCTGTTTGCGGTGCAGGGGCTGACGCTGGGCTTTTCGGTGCTGCTGACCGGCACCACTTCGGTCGCGCTGGATGCGGCGCCCTGGGCCAAGTTCCTGTTCGGTCATTTCATTTCGAACTCTTTTCAGGTCATCATCCTCTGGTGGTTGGGGATTACGGCGCTTTACGTGTTCTTTGTGCATTACTCGCCCTTCGGTAACTGGCTGTTCGCTCTTGGCGGCGACAAGGTCAGCGCCCGCAATGCCGGCATTCCGACCGACAAGCTGACGATCCTTCTGTTCGTTCTGTCGGCGACCAGCGCGTCCTTCGTCGGCATGTGCCAGGCGATCCTGTTCAACTCGGCCCAGGTCTCGGGCGGGATGATCTTCATCTTCAACTGCATCATCTCGGTCGTGGTCGGCGGCGTGCTGCTGACCGGAGGTTTCGGCTCGGTCATTGGCATTTTCTTCGGCACGATCACCTTCGCCATCGTCAATCAGGGCATCTACTTCACCGATTTCGACCGCAACTGGTCGTCGCTGATCATCGGGATCATGCTGCTGCTGGCCGTTCTGATGAACAACACCTTCCGCGAAAAAGCGCTCAGCTATTCGCCGAAGAAGAAAAAATAA
- a CDS encoding substrate-binding domain-containing protein has protein sequence MSFMKSTVTALLACATVAGSVASVQAAEIAVIAGSANDEFFNRVKKGVDQAALVIEANGGKVTYLPTQNYDNFGPDLVGLINTAVGQGVDGIAIPIWVPEAQVPALQAAAGQGVKIMMYNSGAEHREAVKGINYFGADDRIAGVAGGEYLAKNGAQRILCHIHVPGAVNLEARCDGVTEGAEANGAEVVRVPTPANLDSDATGTAEAIKAELLKDSSIDAVITGAAWASDSAAIAIQQAGRPVMLGTFDLSPSVLNRIKDGTQNMAIDQQPYLQSFLAATMLAANIDFGVELATDPVLTGPAIVDAENVEVTMKGVEEGVR, from the coding sequence ATGTCTTTCATGAAATCCACCGTGACAGCCCTGCTGGCTTGCGCGACCGTCGCTGGCAGCGTCGCCTCGGTTCAGGCGGCCGAGATCGCAGTGATCGCCGGTTCGGCCAATGACGAATTCTTCAACCGCGTGAAGAAGGGCGTCGATCAGGCCGCGCTGGTGATCGAGGCGAATGGCGGCAAGGTCACCTATCTGCCGACCCAGAATTACGACAATTTCGGCCCCGATCTGGTCGGGCTGATCAACACGGCGGTCGGGCAGGGCGTTGACGGCATCGCCATCCCGATCTGGGTCCCCGAGGCGCAGGTTCCTGCCTTGCAGGCGGCTGCCGGGCAGGGCGTCAAGATCATGATGTATAATTCCGGCGCCGAGCATCGCGAAGCGGTCAAGGGCATCAACTATTTCGGCGCCGATGACCGTATCGCCGGTGTCGCCGGCGGTGAATATCTGGCCAAGAACGGCGCGCAGCGCATTCTGTGCCACATCCATGTGCCGGGCGCCGTCAACCTTGAAGCCCGCTGCGACGGCGTCACCGAAGGCGCCGAGGCAAATGGCGCCGAGGTCGTGCGCGTGCCGACCCCCGCCAACCTCGATTCAGATGCCACCGGCACCGCCGAGGCGATCAAGGCCGAGCTGCTGAAGGATTCCTCCATCGACGCGGTCATTACCGGCGCGGCATGGGCCTCGGATTCTGCCGCCATCGCGATCCAGCAGGCGGGACGCCCGGTCATGCTGGGCACGTTTGATCTCAGCCCATCGGTTCTGAACCGGATCAAGGATGGCACGCAGAATATGGCCATCGACCAGCAGCCCTATCTGCAATCCTTCCTGGCGGCGACGATGCTGGCCGCGAATATCGACTTCGGTGTCGAACTGGCAACTGACCCGGTGCTGACCGGACCGGCCATCGTCGATGCCGAGAATGTCGAGGTGACGATGAAGGGCGTTGAAGAGGGCGTCCGCTGA
- a CDS encoding ATP-binding cassette domain-containing protein, translated as MSTPIIELENVNKSFGPIDVLHDINLRVRAGEVLCLLGDNGAGKSTLIKTLAGVHKPTSGTVKFDGKPVEFDNPKQAQDMGIATVHQFGGTFPLMSIGRSFFVGVEPTKGWGIFKRYDRKTANEIAVKAVQDFGITRIDDGDRLIGGLSGGERQSLAIARAVHFGARVLILDEPTAALGVKQASHVLRIVLEAKKRGLAVIFITHQVMHAMTVGDHFGVLIKGALAADFRKGEKSREEITDLMAGGEALADLGEEVEEYMATHDGHAPPPQH; from the coding sequence ATGTCTACCCCTATTATCGAACTTGAGAATGTCAACAAGTCCTTCGGCCCCATCGATGTCCTGCATGACATCAACCTGCGGGTCCGCGCGGGCGAGGTTCTATGCCTGCTGGGCGATAACGGTGCCGGTAAATCCACGCTGATCAAGACGCTGGCCGGTGTGCACAAGCCGACATCGGGGACGGTGAAGTTCGACGGCAAGCCGGTCGAATTCGACAATCCGAAACAGGCGCAGGATATGGGCATCGCCACGGTGCACCAGTTCGGCGGCACCTTCCCGCTGATGTCCATCGGGCGGTCCTTCTTCGTGGGTGTCGAGCCGACCAAGGGCTGGGGCATCTTCAAGCGCTATGATCGCAAGACCGCCAATGAGATCGCGGTGAAGGCCGTGCAGGATTTCGGCATCACCCGCATCGACGATGGCGACCGGCTGATCGGCGGGCTGTCGGGGGGCGAGCGTCAGTCGCTGGCCATCGCCCGCGCCGTCCATTTCGGTGCCCGCGTCCTGATCCTTGACGAGCCCACCGCCGCGCTTGGCGTGAAACAGGCCAGCCACGTTTTGCGCATCGTGCTGGAGGCGAAGAAGCGCGGTCTGGCGGTGATCTTCATCACCCATCAGGTCATGCATGCAATGACCGTGGGCGACCATTTCGGAGTGCTGATCAAGGGCGCGCTGGCCGCAGATTTCCGCAAGGGCGAAAAATCGCGCGAGGAGATCACCGACCTGATGGCCGGGGGCGAGGCGCTGGCCGATCTGGGTGAAGAGGTCGAGGAATACATGGCCACTCATGACGGCCATGCCCCGCCACCGCAGCACTGA
- a CDS encoding sugar phosphate isomerase/epimerase family protein gives MKLSICTDVMGNLSFTDMLDKCVALGVEGVEMTGGGWSPAPHFRADELLADKGLLKQKLTEIEARGLEIAALNCSANPLDPGEMGKRHLKEMQDTIRLAGEIGVKKIVTMSGLPEAAPGDMVPNWLVYTKSWPNEMPERDRYQWEDRAFPLWHDLVKLAKEVGVEKYALENFSAMLVWNPETLFRLRGEVGPTVGMNLDPSHLIWMGADPIHSARALGDAIHHCHGKDTRIERGRADVDGFLELREVTDVANRTWNYVAVGAGKDLQWWREFFSVVRMMGYNDWVSLEMEDFTMSTDAGIQSSIDALQATISR, from the coding sequence ATGAAACTTTCGATTTGCACCGATGTCATGGGCAATCTGTCCTTTACGGACATGCTGGATAAATGCGTGGCCCTTGGTGTCGAAGGGGTCGAGATGACTGGCGGCGGCTGGTCGCCCGCGCCGCATTTTCGTGCCGATGAACTTCTGGCCGACAAGGGGCTGCTGAAGCAGAAGCTGACCGAGATCGAAGCCCGAGGGCTGGAAATTGCGGCGCTGAACTGCTCGGCCAACCCGCTGGACCCGGGCGAGATGGGCAAGCGCCATCTGAAGGAAATGCAGGACACGATCCGTCTGGCGGGCGAGATCGGGGTGAAGAAGATCGTTACCATGTCGGGCCTGCCAGAGGCCGCGCCGGGCGATATGGTCCCGAACTGGCTGGTCTATACCAAAAGCTGGCCCAACGAGATGCCCGAACGCGACCGCTACCAATGGGAAGACCGCGCCTTTCCGCTGTGGCACGATCTGGTCAAGCTGGCCAAAGAGGTCGGCGTGGAAAAATACGCGCTGGAAAACTTCTCGGCCATGCTGGTCTGGAACCCGGAAACCCTGTTCCGGCTGCGGGGTGAGGTTGGCCCGACAGTGGGCATGAACCTAGACCCCAGCCACCTGATCTGGATGGGCGCCGACCCGATCCATTCGGCCCGCGCGCTTGGCGATGCGATCCACCATTGCCACGGCAAGGATACCCGCATTGAACGCGGCCGTGCCGATGTCGATGGCTTTTTGGAACTGCGCGAGGTGACCGATGTCGCCAACCGCACCTGGAACTATGTCGCGGTTGGTGCGGGTAAGGATCTGCAATGGTGGAGGGAATTCTTCTCGGTCGTGCGTATGATGGGCTATAACGACTGGGTTTCGCTGGAGATGGAGGACTTCACCATGTCCACCGATGCGGGCATCCAGTCCTCCATCGACGCGCTGCAAGCAACCATCAGCCGCTGA
- a CDS encoding LacI family DNA-binding transcriptional regulator encodes MKQKRPTIAALAEAAGVSVATVNRILAGNGSVRHETIGRVHAAAEEIGFYGLGVIEARRNDALPHYKLGFLLQQSTRELYRLFGDKIIEAAGRRHTEKIEPLVDFVDLLTAENIAERLARLGQACDAVAIIAGDHPLIGQTIADLRAQGTPVVTYITDLSAPDRAGYVGLDNWKLGRTAAWFIAQTTHAPGRVAVFIGNHRYQCQDVSDASFRSYMRENAPHLTVDDSRPTHEEPAEAYRMVRDLLENGDDLRGIYMAGGGISGVLKALREAPPERRDVRIVCRDIGPETRKGLTEGLITAALCHPLPHSSDELIDTMIASLTNRRGSSVRQRIVPLDIITPESV; translated from the coding sequence ATGAAGCAGAAACGCCCCACCATCGCCGCACTGGCGGAAGCGGCCGGCGTCAGCGTCGCCACGGTCAACCGGATTCTGGCAGGCAACGGTTCGGTCAGGCATGAGACAATAGGCCGTGTCCATGCCGCCGCCGAAGAGATCGGATTTTACGGGCTGGGCGTGATCGAGGCGCGGCGCAACGATGCGCTGCCGCACTACAAGCTGGGCTTCCTGCTGCAGCAATCGACGCGGGAACTCTATCGCCTGTTCGGCGACAAGATCATCGAGGCGGCGGGCCGTCGGCACACCGAAAAGATCGAACCCCTGGTCGATTTCGTCGATTTGCTGACAGCGGAAAACATCGCCGAACGGTTGGCCAGATTAGGACAGGCCTGCGATGCGGTGGCGATCATCGCGGGCGATCACCCGCTGATCGGCCAGACCATCGCGGATCTGCGCGCACAGGGAACGCCGGTCGTCACCTATATCACCGATCTGTCTGCGCCCGACCGCGCCGGTTACGTGGGGCTGGACAATTGGAAACTGGGACGCACGGCGGCCTGGTTCATCGCCCAGACGACCCACGCGCCGGGTCGCGTTGCGGTTTTTATCGGCAACCACCGCTATCAATGTCAGGACGTGTCAGACGCCAGCTTTCGGTCCTATATGCGCGAGAATGCGCCGCATCTGACCGTCGATGACAGTCGCCCGACCCATGAGGAACCCGCCGAGGCATATCGCATGGTGCGCGATCTGCTGGAGAACGGCGATGATCTGCGCGGGATCTATATGGCTGGCGGCGGCATCTCGGGCGTGTTGAAGGCGCTGCGCGAAGCGCCGCCAGAGCGCCGGGACGTGCGCATCGTCTGTCGCGACATCGGCCCCGAGACCCGCAAGGGCCTGACCGAAGGACTGATCACGGCGGCATTGTGCCACCCTCTGCCGCACAGCTCGGACGAATTGATTGACACGATGATCGCATCGCTGACCAATCGCCGTGGCAGTTCTGTGCGACAGCGGATTGTGCCATTAGACATCATTACCCCCGAAAGCGTGTGA
- a CDS encoding Gfo/Idh/MocA family protein — protein MRIGIVGYGTGGRHFHAPFIMAAEGVDLAGIVARAPATIERVQADYPGLPIYPSLTDMLAAGVDAVTITTPPQTRRELVLEAIAAGVHVIADKPFAPSAEVGREVEQAAKDKGVTLGVFHNRRFDTDVQTLKSVLDSGRLGNIWRIHARMEQDDPATLEAGPQGGLLRDLGSHMVDQILWLLGPARSVHAHLDMIDLPEGPTDAGFVISIRHRNGAFSQLVSSKINHIDAKDFVAYGDQGSYRSSQTDVQAQAIFSGQRPVDDLAGWGYEIEDRWGILATEAGEERVPSRQGRYHDYYECFAQAVRDGTPPPVTPADAIEVLRVLDAARKSAAEGQEVAL, from the coding sequence ATGCGGATCGGAATTGTCGGATACGGCACAGGCGGGCGGCATTTCCACGCGCCCTTCATCATGGCGGCCGAAGGCGTAGACCTGGCGGGTATCGTCGCCCGCGCACCTGCAACGATTGAGCGGGTGCAGGCGGATTATCCCGGCCTGCCAATCTATCCCAGCCTGACCGATATGCTGGCCGCTGGCGTCGATGCCGTCACCATCACCACGCCCCCGCAGACAAGGCGCGAGCTGGTGCTGGAAGCCATCGCGGCAGGTGTTCATGTCATCGCCGACAAGCCCTTTGCCCCCTCGGCCGAGGTCGGGCGGGAAGTGGAACAGGCGGCGAAAGACAAGGGCGTCACGCTTGGCGTGTTTCACAACCGTCGCTTCGATACCGATGTGCAGACCCTGAAATCGGTGCTGGACAGTGGGCGATTGGGCAATATCTGGCGCATCCACGCGCGGATGGAACAGGATGATCCCGCGACGCTGGAGGCCGGGCCGCAAGGCGGGCTTCTGCGCGATCTGGGCAGCCACATGGTCGATCAGATCCTGTGGCTGCTGGGGCCTGCGCGATCTGTCCATGCGCATCTGGACATGATCGACCTGCCCGAAGGCCCAACCGATGCCGGGTTTGTCATTTCGATCCGCCACCGGAACGGCGCGTTTTCACAGCTTGTGTCCAGCAAGATCAATCATATCGACGCCAAGGACTTCGTCGCCTATGGCGATCAGGGCAGCTATCGGTCCTCGCAGACAGACGTGCAGGCGCAGGCCATCTTTTCGGGCCAGCGCCCGGTCGATGATCTGGCGGGCTGGGGCTATGAAATCGAGGACCGCTGGGGCATTCTGGCCACCGAGGCGGGCGAAGAGCGCGTGCCGTCACGGCAGGGCCGCTATCACGATTATTACGAATGCTTCGCGCAGGCCGTCCGCGATGGCACCCCGCCACCGGTCACACCCGCCGATGCCATCGAGGTGCTGCGGGTTCTGGACGCCGCGCGCAAAAGCGCCGCCGAGGGGCAAGAGGTCGCGCTGTAA
- a CDS encoding substrate-binding domain-containing protein, which produces MKLTGTRLRVLLAGVALAASSVTAIAADIAVVGGRADEEFWNRVKKGIDDARLMVEANGGTVNYLQLQSYDNLGPDAAQLIRTAISQGADGIVVPNWVPEAEDDAIKSAIDQGVAVILMNAGNKEKADELGALNYVGSDEYVAGHAGGQYFAEHGAKNIICVNTVPGAANQEARCKGAIDGITEGGGAGTQLPLPASSFGDQTAIAEAIKATLLQDGSIDGVINVSATDADAGASGIMQAGKQGTVMHGTFDLNGAGLKRIQDGTQAFAIDQQPYLQSLLAVQLLASHIDFGTKLPTSPVLTGPGIVDASNIESTLEGVEKGAR; this is translated from the coding sequence ATGAAACTTACTGGAACACGCTTGCGCGTGCTGTTGGCTGGTGTCGCATTGGCCGCAAGTTCGGTCACGGCAATCGCCGCGGATATCGCCGTTGTCGGTGGCCGCGCAGATGAAGAATTCTGGAACCGCGTCAAGAAAGGCATCGACGATGCCCGTCTGATGGTCGAAGCCAATGGCGGCACCGTCAACTATCTGCAACTGCAAAGCTATGACAATCTGGGCCCCGATGCGGCACAACTGATCCGCACCGCGATCAGCCAGGGCGCTGATGGCATTGTCGTGCCGAACTGGGTGCCCGAGGCCGAAGATGACGCGATTAAATCGGCCATCGATCAGGGCGTTGCCGTGATCCTGATGAATGCCGGCAACAAGGAAAAGGCGGATGAGCTGGGCGCGCTTAATTATGTGGGCTCTGACGAATATGTCGCAGGTCACGCAGGCGGACAATATTTCGCGGAACACGGCGCCAAGAATATCATATGCGTCAACACCGTACCCGGCGCTGCCAATCAGGAAGCCCGCTGCAAAGGCGCGATCGACGGTATCACAGAGGGCGGCGGCGCAGGCACACAACTTCCACTGCCAGCCTCTTCCTTTGGTGACCAGACCGCGATTGCCGAGGCGATCAAGGCCACATTGCTGCAGGATGGCAGCATCGACGGTGTCATCAATGTCAGCGCCACCGATGCGGATGCGGGGGCAAGCGGCATCATGCAGGCGGGCAAGCAGGGCACGGTCATGCACGGAACCTTTGATCTTAACGGTGCCGGGCTGAAACGTATTCAGGATGGAACCCAAGCCTTTGCCATCGATCAACAGCCCTATCTGCAGTCGCTTCTGGCCGTGCAGCTTCTGGCCTCGCATATCGATTTTGGCACCAAGCTTCCGACCTCGCCGGTATTGACCGGGCCGGGCATCGTCGATGCGTCGAATATCGAATCCACGCTGGAGGGCGTCGAAAAAGGCGCGCGTTAG
- a CDS encoding Gfo/Idh/MocA family protein, with protein MINGERKIAAPLRWGMIGGGRTGQVGYKHRTGALRDGTYRLVAGAFDLDAKRGRDFGTNLGVDPDRCYDDVQALIAGEADREDGVQVVSVATPNFTHFPITKALLEAGIHVICEKPLFFTVAECDEIAALAAERNLIVGVTYGFTGHPLVRQMAAMIASGVLGEIRIVDLQYTHGFNAGDDTNASEAQKWRTDPAKSGPTFVLGDIGTHLFYLSEVVLPDLRIERLLCDRKAFIPSRAPLEDNATVLMHYDNGARGHLWVSSVDTGNMGSQRYRFVGSKASVEWSDSRPDQLLYQVQGEPEQILHHGMPYLEPESLAVDRMGALHTEGLGDSWANIYLWIAQAIDAKRRGDEAFLQTHRYPGMQAGTEGVRWLENCVRSAKAGGTWVDYQ; from the coding sequence ATGATCAACGGAGAACGCAAAATCGCCGCGCCCCTGCGTTGGGGTATGATCGGTGGCGGCCGTACCGGTCAGGTCGGCTACAAGCACCGCACCGGCGCGCTGCGCGACGGCACTTATCGGCTGGTTGCCGGGGCCTTCGATCTGGATGCCAAGCGCGGCCGCGATTTCGGCACCAATCTGGGCGTCGATCCCGATCGCTGCTATGACGATGTTCAGGCGCTGATCGCCGGTGAGGCGGACCGCGAAGATGGCGTTCAGGTCGTCTCCGTCGCCACGCCCAATTTCACCCATTTCCCGATCACCAAGGCGCTGCTGGAGGCGGGCATCCACGTGATCTGCGAGAAGCCCCTGTTCTTCACCGTCGCCGAATGCGACGAGATCGCGGCGCTCGCCGCCGAAAGGAACCTGATCGTCGGCGTCACTTATGGCTTTACCGGCCACCCGCTGGTGCGCCAGATGGCGGCGATGATCGCCAGCGGCGTGCTGGGCGAGATCCGCATCGTCGATCTGCAATATACTCACGGCTTCAATGCGGGCGATGACACCAACGCGTCCGAGGCCCAGAAATGGCGCACCGATCCGGCGAAATCCGGCCCGACCTTCGTGTTGGGCGATATCGGTACGCACTTGTTCTACCTGTCCGAGGTCGTCTTGCCCGATCTTCGGATCGAGCGGCTGCTGTGCGACCGCAAGGCATTCATCCCCTCGCGCGCACCGCTGGAAGACAACGCCACGGTGCTGATGCATTACGACAATGGCGCGCGGGGCCATCTGTGGGTCAGCTCGGTCGATACCGGCAACATGGGCTCGCAGCGTTATCGTTTCGTGGGGTCCAAGGCCTCGGTCGAATGGTCCGACAGCCGCCCCGATCAGCTGCTGTATCAGGTGCAGGGCGAACCCGAACAGATCCTGCATCACGGCATGCCCTATCTGGAACCCGAAAGCCTTGCCGTGGATCGTATGGGCGCGCTGCACACCGAGGGGCTGGGCGATAGCTGGGCCAATATCTATCTGTGGATCGCTCAGGCCATCGACGCGAAACGACGCGGGGATGAGGCATTCCTGCAAACCCACCGCTATCCCGGCATGCAAGCGGGCACCGAAGGTGTGCGCTGGCTGGAAAACTGTGTCCGCTCGGCCAAGGCGGGCGGGACTTGGGTGGATTATCAATAA
- a CDS encoding sugar phosphate isomerase/epimerase family protein, translating to MKIALDPFMHRHLTLEQLPSKVAELGYEWIELSPRADFLEWFKAPRVFPDRVKSFKRALSDANVGIATLLPMYRWASNDEDERQAAVRHWKRAIEIAVELGVDTMNSEFGRGPHPDKGSCYCCHTGSMIEACEDAWWRSMEELVPVFEREGINLHIEPHPEDWTETLQPSVDLIRTVNSPRVRFLYCTPHTFYFGDDTVAMLRECADVLAHVHIADTFNHKASSGLRYIINPPGSTARVHQHLNIGQGEVPWDDFYKTLAEIGFDGIMTACVFAWEEKADESGKFMRNEMQRLIEKHGVGQ from the coding sequence ATGAAAATCGCCCTAGACCCGTTCATGCATCGTCATCTGACGCTGGAACAACTGCCGTCCAAAGTGGCCGAACTGGGCTATGAGTGGATCGAACTCAGCCCCCGCGCCGACTTTCTGGAATGGTTCAAGGCGCCGCGCGTGTTCCCCGACCGCGTCAAATCGTTCAAGCGCGCGCTGTCGGATGCCAATGTCGGCATCGCCACATTGCTGCCGATGTATCGCTGGGCCAGCAATGACGAAGACGAACGTCAGGCCGCCGTCCGCCACTGGAAACGCGCCATCGAAATCGCCGTCGAACTGGGCGTCGACACGATGAACAGCGAATTCGGCCGTGGCCCGCATCCCGACAAGGGCAGCTGCTACTGCTGCCACACCGGCAGCATGATCGAGGCCTGCGAGGATGCCTGGTGGCGCAGCATGGAAGAACTGGTGCCGGTCTTCGAACGCGAAGGCATCAACCTGCATATCGAACCGCATCCCGAGGACTGGACCGAGACCCTGCAGCCATCCGTGGACCTGATCCGCACGGTAAACAGCCCGCGCGTCAGGTTCCTATATTGCACGCCGCATACCTTCTATTTCGGCGATGACACGGTGGCGATGCTGCGCGAATGCGCGGATGTGCTGGCCCATGTCCATATCGCCGACACGTTCAACCACAAGGCCAGCAGCGGGCTGCGCTATATCATCAACCCGCCCGGATCGACGGCGCGCGTGCATCAGCACCTGAACATCGGTCAGGGTGAGGTGCCCTGGGACGATTTCTACAAGACGCTGGCCGAGATCGGCTTTGACGGCATCATGACCGCCTGCGTCTTCGCCTGGGAAGAAAAGGCCGACGAATCCGGCAAATTCATGCGCAACGAAATGCAGCGCCTGATCGAAAAGCATGGAGTGGGCCAATGA
- a CDS encoding Gfo/Idh/MocA family oxidoreductase, with translation MTLRVGVLGTGMIGQDHIRRLTQVLSGVDVVAVNDIDRARAATAAPKGAEVFDTPKALINSDKVDAVVICSWGPAHEEQLLDCIAAGKPVFCEKPLVTSEAAARRVIAAEVAHGTRLVQVGFMRRFDADYRRLKKVIDGGSLGAPLMYHSTHRNASVPEGLYTSDMPLNDTLVHDADISRWLLEDEVAAVEVRVPRRNTRGKDLRDPVMVLLHMGSGAIVDVEISVNIAYGYDIRGEVSCENGVAALPNRPAVVVSDQYGIRQAIPEDWRERFIDAYDQEFREWIVAAGQGTATGPSTWDGYAATLVGDAALRAVDSGAREAITMIEKPALYGKAAARAA, from the coding sequence ATGACGCTGCGGGTCGGAGTTCTGGGAACTGGCATGATCGGTCAGGATCACATCCGCCGGCTGACGCAGGTCTTGTCAGGCGTCGATGTGGTCGCGGTCAACGATATTGACCGCGCTCGCGCCGCCACCGCCGCGCCCAAAGGGGCCGAGGTGTTCGACACGCCCAAGGCGCTGATCAATTCCGATAAGGTCGATGCGGTGGTGATCTGTTCCTGGGGCCCCGCGCATGAAGAGCAATTGCTGGACTGCATTGCGGCGGGCAAGCCGGTCTTCTGCGAAAAGCCGCTGGTCACGTCCGAGGCAGCGGCGCGCCGCGTGATCGCAGCCGAGGTGGCCCATGGCACGCGTCTGGTTCAGGTCGGTTTCATGCGCCGCTTCGATGCCGATTACCGTCGGCTGAAAAAGGTCATCGACGGCGGCAGCCTTGGCGCGCCGCTGATGTATCATTCGACCCATCGCAATGCGTCCGTGCCCGAGGGGTTGTATACCTCGGACATGCCGCTGAACGATACGCTGGTGCACGACGCTGATATCTCGCGCTGGCTGCTGGAGGATGAGGTCGCGGCCGTCGAGGTGCGTGTGCCCCGTCGGAACACACGCGGCAAGGATCTGCGCGACCCGGTGATGGTGCTGCTGCACATGGGCTCGGGCGCGATTGTCGATGTCGAGATCAGCGTGAACATTGCCTATGGCTATGACATTCGCGGTGAGGTCAGCTGCGAAAACGGCGTCGCAGCGCTGCCCAATCGCCCTGCGGTCGTGGTCAGCGACCAATATGGCATCCGGCAGGCGATCCCCGAGGATTGGCGCGAACGCTTTATCGACGCCTATGATCAGGAGTTCCGCGAATGGATCGTCGCGGCGGGGCAGGGCACGGCCACCGGCCCCAGCACTTGGGATGGATACGCCGCCACGCTGGTCGGCGATGCGGCGCTGCGGGCCGTCGATTCCGGCGCGCGCGAAGCCATTACCATGATCGAGAAACCGGCGCTTTACGGCAAGGCAGCCGCCAGGGCGGCATGA